A single region of the Pseudomonadota bacterium genome encodes:
- the nadD gene encoding nicotinate (nicotinamide) nucleotide adenylyltransferase, with protein sequence MEPYQSQIEEAFDSAFGRTPLRQRLDDIEGEVRELVRFTDLRNLKEEAGDALCSLIQLCNECGWDAGHLIQATLAKIEDRKLQYRSLGRKIKVAILGGAFNPVTKAHIRIAQFVLNTSRTFDEVWLMPCGEHHMFGKEMASAEHRLNMVEIACEADGRIKPFDYEIRNKLSGETYQTVKLLLEEDFAKNQYDFSWIIGMDNANEFDRWVNYEHLEKMIRFIVVPRDGVERDPDMGWYLKPPHIFLGHTDGKIGEVSSTMVRECLKNGISLNQKLLDEKVLEYIREHELYGIYDLENL encoded by the coding sequence ATGGAACCATATCAGTCACAAATCGAAGAGGCATTTGACAGTGCTTTTGGTCGCACTCCATTGCGTCAGCGATTGGATGATATAGAGGGTGAAGTCAGGGAGTTGGTTCGTTTCACCGATCTTCGCAATCTGAAGGAAGAAGCTGGTGATGCCCTTTGTAGCCTGATTCAATTATGCAATGAATGTGGCTGGGATGCGGGACATTTAATTCAGGCTACATTGGCAAAGATTGAAGATCGCAAACTGCAATATCGTTCCCTGGGAAGAAAGATCAAGGTTGCTATTCTTGGTGGAGCTTTCAATCCAGTTACAAAAGCCCACATTCGCATTGCCCAGTTTGTTTTGAATACCAGTCGGACTTTTGATGAAGTGTGGTTGATGCCGTGCGGTGAACACCATATGTTTGGCAAGGAAATGGCTTCTGCCGAGCATCGCCTAAACATGGTGGAAATTGCTTGCGAGGCAGATGGTCGTATCAAACCATTTGATTATGAGATTAGAAACAAACTCAGTGGCGAAACTTACCAAACTGTTAAGTTATTGTTGGAAGAAGATTTTGCCAAAAACCAATATGATTTTTCTTGGATCATTGGCATGGATAATGCCAATGAATTCGATAGGTGGGTTAATTACGAACACCTTGAGAAAATGATTCGCTTCATAGTGGTGCCAAGGGATGGTGTGGAGCGAGACCCCGATATGGGTTGGTATTTGAAGCCACCGCACATCTTTTTGGGTCATACGGATGGAAAGATTGGTGAAGTATCTTCCACGATGGTGCGGGAATGTTTGAAAAATGGCATAAGCCTAAATCAAAAATTATTGGATGAAAAGGTGTTGGAATACATTAGAGAGCATGAATTATACGGGATTTATGATCTCGAAAATTTGTAG